One window of the Natronomonas marina genome contains the following:
- a CDS encoding NCS2 family permease: MAATDSIAEFFEFDEYDTDLGTETTAGITTFLAMAYIIVVNPSILAPAIVGGTPEGGDVPTTEIAGSTYTYFQVVEMLTVVTILASVVAILVMALYANRPFGLAPGLGLNAFFAFTVVLTLGVPWQVALAAVFVEGIVFIALTAVGAREYIIQLFPEPVKFAVGAGIGVFLLFLGLQEMQVVVDDPATLVSLGNVLQSPVAALSLVGLAVTLMLYARDIRGSIVIGILGTAVAGYVLTLLGVVQRGVLDAGTISQVESDGVGSLLFGVQYDFTPLFFGFIDGLGLITEDPLVFVLVVFTFFFVDFFDTAGTLIGVSQIAGFLDENGDLPNIDRPLMADAVGTTLGAMMGTSTVTTFIESATGVEEGGRTGFTALVVGALFALSLLVVPLVSAIPTYATYIALVVVGIIMLQGVADIDWSDPAWAISGGLTITVMPLTASIANGLAAGIMSYPVVKAAIGDREDVSAGQWVLGVLFVLYFAVFFAVDAGLLAF; this comes from the coding sequence ATGGCCGCGACTGATTCCATCGCCGAGTTCTTCGAATTCGACGAGTACGACACCGACCTGGGGACGGAGACCACCGCCGGGATAACGACGTTCCTGGCGATGGCGTACATCATCGTCGTCAACCCGAGCATCCTGGCGCCGGCCATCGTCGGCGGGACGCCCGAGGGCGGCGACGTGCCGACGACCGAAATCGCCGGCTCCACGTACACCTACTTCCAGGTCGTCGAGATGCTCACCGTCGTCACGATCCTGGCGTCGGTGGTCGCCATCCTCGTGATGGCGCTGTACGCGAACCGTCCCTTCGGGCTGGCGCCCGGCCTGGGGCTGAACGCCTTCTTCGCGTTCACGGTCGTGCTGACGCTGGGGGTCCCCTGGCAGGTCGCCCTCGCCGCGGTCTTCGTCGAGGGCATCGTCTTCATCGCGCTGACTGCCGTCGGCGCCCGCGAGTACATCATCCAGCTGTTCCCCGAACCGGTGAAGTTCGCGGTCGGGGCCGGTATCGGCGTGTTCCTGCTGTTTCTCGGTCTCCAGGAGATGCAGGTCGTCGTCGACGACCCGGCGACGCTGGTCTCTTTGGGGAACGTCCTCCAGAGCCCGGTCGCGGCGCTGTCGCTCGTCGGTCTCGCGGTCACGCTGATGCTGTACGCCCGCGACATCAGGGGTTCCATCGTCATCGGCATCCTCGGGACGGCGGTCGCGGGCTACGTGCTGACGCTTCTCGGCGTCGTCCAGCGGGGCGTTCTCGACGCGGGGACGATTTCGCAGGTCGAAAGCGACGGCGTCGGCTCGCTGCTGTTCGGCGTCCAGTACGACTTCACGCCGCTGTTCTTCGGCTTTATCGATGGCCTCGGGCTCATCACCGAGGACCCGCTCGTGTTCGTGCTGGTCGTCTTCACGTTCTTCTTCGTCGACTTCTTCGACACCGCCGGCACGCTCATCGGCGTCTCACAGATCGCCGGCTTTCTCGACGAGAACGGCGACCTGCCGAACATCGACCGGCCGCTGATGGCCGACGCTGTCGGCACCACCCTCGGCGCGATGATGGGCACCTCGACGGTGACGACGTTCATCGAGTCGGCCACCGGCGTCGAGGAGGGCGGTCGCACCGGCTTCACCGCCCTCGTCGTCGGGGCCCTGTTCGCGCTGTCGCTGCTCGTCGTGCCGCTCGTCTCCGCCATCCCGACCTACGCGACCTACATCGCGCTGGTCGTCGTCGGCATCATCATGCTGCAGGGCGTCGCCGACATCGACTGGAGCGACCCGGCGTGGGCCATCTCCGGCGGTCTCACCATCACCGTCATGCCGCTCACGGCCTCCATCGCCAACGGACTCGCCGCGGGCATCATGAGCTACCCGGTCGTCAAGGCGGCCATCGGTGACCGCGAGGACGTCTCTGCCGGCCAGTGGGTCCTCGGGGTCCTCTTCGTGCTCTACTTCGCCGTCTTCTTCGCCGTCGACGCCGGCCTGCTCGCGTTCTGA
- the pyrE gene encoding orotate phosphoribosyltransferase: MADQQLIDALREAEAVKFGEFELSHGGTSEYYVDKYVFETDPHCLELIAAAFADRLLADGDAPPRLAGVALGAVPLVAATAVETGAPYVIVRKQAKEYGTGNRIEGELAAGEEVVVVEDIATTGQSAVDAVEALREAGAVVDRVLVVVDREEGAREHLAENDVELESLLTASELLADAGR; the protein is encoded by the coding sequence ATGGCCGACCAGCAGCTCATCGACGCGCTCAGAGAGGCCGAGGCGGTGAAGTTCGGCGAGTTCGAACTCTCCCACGGCGGGACCTCGGAGTACTACGTCGACAAGTACGTCTTCGAGACCGATCCGCACTGCCTGGAACTGATAGCGGCGGCCTTCGCCGACCGCCTGCTCGCGGACGGCGACGCGCCGCCCCGACTCGCCGGCGTGGCGCTCGGTGCAGTTCCGCTCGTCGCCGCCACCGCCGTCGAGACGGGGGCTCCCTACGTCATCGTCCGTAAGCAGGCCAAGGAGTACGGCACCGGAAACCGCATCGAGGGCGAACTCGCGGCGGGCGAGGAGGTCGTCGTCGTCGAGGACATCGCCACGACCGGCCAGAGCGCCGTCGACGCCGTCGAGGCGCTGCGGGAGGCGGGCGCCGTCGTCGACCGCGTCCTCGTCGTCGTCGACCGCGAGGAGGGCGCCCGCGAGCACCTCGCCGAGAACGATGTCGAACTGGAGTCGCTCCTGACGGCCTCCGAGTTGCTCGCCGACGCCGGCCGGTAG
- a CDS encoding aryl-sulfate sulfotransferase, with amino-acid sequence MEVPYVGECSRRTLARLSAALVVLALFAPAAYAALDPEGIDLGPGTVEEPADQRTYVSVQGFHFAGYGQPKKPARLVAADGDAELAWLFEGDSVGAVWFYEVDPLPDGNLFVTSTYPDGTIAFEYDPDTDEVVQRHELPGLVDTHSTAWLGDGRLLVANMRATEDGVPEDRLFVRNTTTGETVWEWRFRNHYPNGTDGGFDGDWTHVNDVETVGDGDRYVLASPRNFDQVIVVDRRTGNVVMRLGEDGEYGTLNEQHNPDYLEREDGTPVILVADSENDRVVEYERECGGADPRLGAGTSPTDCEWEQVWAVDGFNWPRDADRLPNGNTLVTDTLNHRVVEVTPEGEVVWEFYAAWAPYDAERGAPGSNGPTMADRGTTGSFTVSGGADDSPAARYHVGDAIAAAGAGTPVESQTEELATTYAHVEPWFRPVWMGSWTFLAFAVGVLLSVGWALVELAARRDRIAAGLRGRFGAG; translated from the coding sequence ATGGAGGTCCCGTACGTCGGCGAGTGCTCCCGGCGGACGCTCGCCCGCCTTTCGGCCGCGCTGGTCGTCCTCGCGCTCTTTGCACCTGCGGCCTACGCGGCCCTCGACCCCGAGGGAATCGACCTCGGTCCCGGCACCGTCGAGGAACCCGCCGACCAGCGAACCTACGTCAGTGTCCAGGGGTTTCACTTCGCCGGCTACGGCCAGCCGAAGAAGCCAGCCAGACTCGTCGCCGCCGACGGCGACGCCGAACTGGCCTGGCTCTTCGAGGGCGACTCCGTCGGCGCCGTCTGGTTCTACGAGGTCGACCCGCTGCCGGACGGCAACCTCTTCGTCACCTCGACGTACCCCGACGGGACCATCGCCTTCGAGTACGACCCCGACACCGACGAGGTGGTCCAGCGTCACGAACTGCCGGGTCTCGTCGACACCCACAGCACGGCCTGGCTTGGCGACGGGCGCCTGCTGGTCGCCAACATGCGGGCGACGGAGGACGGCGTCCCCGAGGACCGTCTCTTCGTCCGGAACACGACGACCGGCGAGACCGTCTGGGAGTGGCGCTTCCGGAACCACTACCCCAACGGCACCGACGGCGGCTTCGACGGCGACTGGACCCACGTCAACGACGTCGAGACGGTCGGCGACGGCGACCGCTACGTCCTGGCATCGCCCCGGAACTTCGATCAGGTCATCGTCGTCGACCGCCGGACCGGCAACGTCGTCATGCGACTCGGCGAGGACGGTGAGTACGGGACGCTGAACGAACAGCACAATCCCGACTACCTCGAACGCGAGGACGGCACGCCGGTCATCCTGGTCGCCGACAGCGAGAACGACCGGGTCGTCGAGTACGAACGGGAGTGCGGCGGCGCCGACCCCCGCCTCGGGGCCGGAACGTCGCCGACCGACTGCGAGTGGGAGCAGGTGTGGGCCGTCGACGGCTTCAACTGGCCCCGCGACGCCGACCGCCTGCCGAACGGCAACACCTTGGTGACAGACACGCTGAACCACCGCGTCGTCGAGGTGACGCCGGAGGGCGAGGTGGTCTGGGAGTTCTACGCCGCCTGGGCCCCCTACGACGCCGAGCGGGGCGCTCCCGGCAGCAACGGCCCGACGATGGCCGACCGGGGGACGACCGGGTCGTTCACCGTCTCCGGCGGCGCCGACGACTCGCCGGCCGCCCGCTACCACGTCGGCGACGCCATCGCCGCGGCCGGCGCCGGGACACCGGTCGAATCGCAGACCGAGGAGCTCGCCACCACCTACGCCCACGTCGAACCGTGGTTCCGCCCCGTCTGGATGGGGTCGTGGACGTTCCTCGCGTTCGCCGTCGGCGTCCTCCTGTCGGTCGGGTGGGCACTCGTCGAACTCGCCGCCCGCCGCGACCGCATCGCTGCCGGACTCCGAGGCCGGTTCGGCGCCGGGTGA
- a CDS encoding tRNA(Ile)(2)-agmatinylcytidine synthase gives MTVIGLDDTDSRERGMCTTYVADTVARRLVDAGATVERVLLVRCNPAVEHKTRGNASLAVHTDAAPATAARIAVDVVGAAAETADDRTNPGVVVADGSPEAVPDPVVDFAREAVSGHHTRERARRVLSEASYRAERWKNGRGIIGSLAAVGAWAAFDEWTYERIAYRRSDRWGTERDVDVESVFEAAETAYPTVWDTVDRGTGEAVCVPRTPGPVLYGIRGDDAEACRETAARIDSEPVDRSRLFVTNQGTDAHLLDGTVSGAVDGRSYRLDATVSTAPETRRGGHVFFDVDGGTAQLQCVAFEPTKRFRDRIRRLRVGDDLTVCGEVKAGTLKLEKFAVRALREVESVTPTCPECERTMESAGRGQGYRCRDCGTAADGRVERPLDRDLAVGWYEVPPRARRHVAKPLVRGGFDGPTHPER, from the coding sequence GTGACCGTCATCGGGCTGGACGACACCGACTCCCGCGAGCGGGGGATGTGTACGACCTACGTCGCCGATACCGTCGCTCGACGGCTCGTCGACGCGGGTGCGACCGTCGAGCGGGTGCTGCTCGTCCGGTGCAATCCGGCCGTCGAACACAAGACGCGGGGCAACGCCTCGCTGGCCGTCCACACCGACGCCGCTCCGGCGACCGCCGCCCGAATCGCCGTCGATGTCGTCGGTGCGGCCGCCGAGACTGCCGACGATCGGACGAACCCCGGTGTCGTCGTCGCCGACGGCTCGCCCGAGGCGGTTCCGGATCCGGTCGTCGACTTCGCACGAGAGGCCGTCAGCGGGCACCACACCCGCGAGCGCGCCCGCCGGGTCCTGTCCGAGGCCAGCTATCGCGCCGAGAGGTGGAAGAACGGCCGCGGCATTATCGGTTCCCTGGCGGCCGTCGGTGCGTGGGCCGCCTTCGACGAGTGGACCTACGAGCGCATCGCCTACCGTCGGTCGGACCGGTGGGGGACGGAGCGGGACGTCGACGTCGAGTCGGTCTTCGAGGCCGCCGAGACCGCCTATCCGACGGTGTGGGACACGGTCGACCGCGGGACCGGCGAGGCGGTCTGCGTTCCACGGACGCCGGGACCGGTGCTCTACGGCATCCGCGGCGACGACGCAGAGGCCTGTCGTGAGACTGCTGCCCGAATCGACTCCGAGCCGGTCGACCGGAGCCGGCTCTTCGTGACGAACCAGGGGACCGACGCCCACCTCCTCGACGGGACCGTTTCGGGTGCGGTGGACGGTCGGTCCTATCGCCTCGACGCGACCGTCTCGACGGCACCGGAGACCCGTCGCGGTGGTCACGTCTTCTTCGACGTCGACGGTGGGACGGCGCAACTGCAGTGCGTCGCCTTCGAGCCCACGAAGCGATTCCGCGACCGGATCCGGCGGCTCCGGGTCGGCGACGACCTGACCGTCTGCGGCGAGGTAAAAGCCGGCACCCTGAAACTCGAGAAGTTCGCCGTCAGGGCGCTTCGGGAGGTCGAGTCGGTCACGCCGACGTGCCCCGAGTGCGAGCGGACGATGGAGTCCGCCGGCCGCGGCCAGGGCTACCGGTGCCGCGACTGCGGAACGGCCGCGGACGGCAGGGTCGAACGACCCCTCGACCGCGACCTAGCAGTCGGCTGGTACGAGGTCCCGCCCCGGGCCAGGCGACACGTCGCCAAGCCGCTCGTCAGGGGCGGCTTCGACGGGCCGACTCACCCCGAGCGGTAG
- a CDS encoding DUF7536 family protein, translating to MSADTPDRPGVAALAEELEVRRHARSGLLAGAAIAAAVFVIFAYLPGTDESLLYWGALSFVLATAVAGLVTTLLVARAAYRRTLSVNGIDPGRRSPSTLAVLIGLLGWALVPVVATLAVERPSGGFRLLVALVTGGFVALAVGGLGLRVAVALSLSHEWRPREAAAGAVVYTALVAAPAVGCPSGGACLGTPDGLVAAVVGLDPAAVSTVYAAVVLAGGFLVGAALGVRGAAPPHGVVAGVVAAIATLPLVAAASGDPAVVRSTALYLPVLLGTVGGVGGAVVVGIRSSDGSPER from the coding sequence GTGTCAGCCGATACTCCCGACCGTCCCGGCGTCGCCGCACTCGCCGAGGAACTGGAGGTGCGCCGGCACGCCCGCAGCGGCCTCCTCGCGGGCGCCGCCATCGCCGCCGCGGTCTTCGTCATCTTCGCGTACCTGCCGGGGACCGACGAGTCGCTGCTCTACTGGGGGGCGCTGTCGTTCGTGCTGGCGACCGCGGTCGCCGGACTCGTCACCACGCTCCTCGTCGCCCGGGCGGCCTACCGGCGGACGCTCTCGGTCAACGGTATCGACCCCGGCCGGCGCTCGCCGTCGACGCTCGCGGTTCTCATCGGACTGCTCGGGTGGGCGCTCGTCCCCGTCGTCGCCACGCTGGCCGTCGAGCGCCCCTCGGGGGGCTTCCGGTTGCTGGTCGCCCTGGTGACCGGCGGGTTCGTCGCCCTCGCGGTCGGCGGTCTCGGCCTGCGAGTCGCCGTCGCGCTCTCGTTGAGCCACGAGTGGCGCCCGCGCGAGGCGGCCGCGGGCGCGGTCGTCTACACCGCCCTCGTCGCGGCGCCGGCAGTCGGCTGTCCGTCGGGTGGGGCCTGTCTCGGGACGCCGGACGGACTGGTCGCCGCGGTCGTCGGTCTCGACCCGGCGGCCGTCTCGACGGTCTACGCGGCGGTCGTCCTCGCCGGCGGGTTCCTCGTCGGCGCGGCCCTCGGCGTCCGTGGGGCCGCCCCACCCCACGGCGTCGTCGCGGGCGTCGTCGCGGCCATCGCAACCCTCCCGCTCGTCGCGGCGGCGTCGGGCGACCCTGCCGTCGTGCGGTCGACCGCGCTGTACCTGCCGGTTCTGCTGGGAACGGTCGGCGGCGTCGGCGGCGCGGTCGTCGTCGGAATCCGTTCTTCGGATGGTTCGCCCGAACGATAA
- the citZ gene encoding citrate synthase yields MTEELKKGLEGVLVAESSLSYIDGDEGKLVYCGYTIDDLARNATYEEVVYLLWHGELPNREELAEFEASMAEERHLDDGVHRLVRDLAEADEEPMAALRTIVSTLSAYDDDAEADVDPTNEAANLRKGRRITAKVPTALAAFDRIRNGNDPVAPREDLGHAANFLYMLNGEEPDDVLAETFDMALVLHADHGLNASTFSATVTASTLADLHAAVTSAVGTLSGSLHGGANQDVMEMLKEVDASDKDALEWVTDALEAGRRVPGFGHRVYNVKDPRAKILSEKSKALGEAGDMKWYEYSTTIEDYLVEEKGLAPNVDFYSASTYYQMGIPVDIYTPIFAMSRVGGWIAHVLEQYDDNRLIRPRSRYVGSEDRSVPPIDER; encoded by the coding sequence ATGACCGAGGAGCTCAAGAAAGGGCTGGAGGGTGTTCTGGTCGCCGAGTCGTCGCTCAGCTACATCGACGGCGACGAGGGCAAGCTGGTCTACTGCGGCTACACCATCGACGATCTCGCCCGGAACGCCACGTACGAGGAGGTCGTCTACCTCCTGTGGCACGGCGAACTGCCGAACCGCGAGGAACTGGCGGAGTTCGAGGCGTCGATGGCCGAGGAGCGCCACCTCGACGACGGCGTCCACCGCCTGGTCCGCGACCTGGCCGAGGCCGACGAGGAGCCGATGGCGGCGCTGCGGACCATCGTCTCGACGCTGTCCGCCTACGACGACGACGCCGAGGCCGACGTGGACCCGACGAACGAGGCGGCCAACCTCCGGAAGGGCCGCCGCATCACCGCCAAAGTCCCGACCGCGCTGGCAGCGTTCGACCGCATCCGCAACGGGAACGACCCCGTCGCTCCCCGCGAGGACCTCGGACACGCGGCGAACTTCCTCTACATGCTCAACGGCGAGGAACCCGACGACGTGCTGGCGGAGACGTTCGACATGGCGCTCGTGTTGCACGCCGACCACGGGCTGAACGCCTCGACGTTCTCGGCGACGGTCACCGCCTCGACGCTCGCGGATCTCCACGCCGCGGTCACCTCGGCGGTGGGGACGCTGTCGGGCAGCCTCCACGGCGGCGCCAACCAGGACGTCATGGAGATGCTCAAGGAGGTCGACGCCTCCGACAAGGACGCCCTCGAGTGGGTCACCGACGCTCTCGAAGCGGGCCGTCGCGTGCCCGGCTTCGGCCACCGCGTCTACAACGTCAAGGACCCGCGTGCGAAGATACTCAGCGAGAAGTCGAAGGCGCTGGGCGAGGCCGGCGACATGAAGTGGTACGAGTACTCGACGACCATCGAGGACTACCTCGTCGAGGAGAAGGGCCTGGCACCCAATGTCGACTTCTACTCGGCGTCGACGTACTACCAGATGGGCATCCCGGTCGACATCTACACGCCCATCTTCGCGATGAGTCGCGTCGGCGGCTGGATCGCACACGTCCTCGAACAGTACGACGACAACCGGCTCATCCGGCCCCGCTCGCGCTACGTCGGCAGCGAGGACCGCTCGGTGCCGCCCATCGACGAGCGATAG
- a CDS encoding pyridoxal-phosphate dependent enzyme, giving the protein MDLRCPDCGREYADRWRCACGEPLQFADRPLPATDAPDIDPREGLWAFESFLPVERHVTLGEGYTPLVDAPDWDAEFKLEYVFPTGSFKDRGATTTLSRAVEVGAERVLEDSSGNAGAAIATYAARAGIPAEIYVPADAKESKLRAIRRTGANLVRVEGTREDVTDACIESVASGEGWYASHAWNPAFFAGTATMAYEIAHHRGWSVPDAVVMPLGHGTMFLGAYRGFRALRAAGWTDRMPRLLGAQAAGYAPVVAALHGESAAAGDNAVADGIQIREPPQKRHLLAAIEATDGNAIALPASAVEAELDRLHRAGFYTEPTCAVAPAALHRYRDRGVLDDDADVVVPLSGSGLKG; this is encoded by the coding sequence ATGGACCTCCGCTGTCCGGACTGTGGCCGCGAGTACGCCGACCGCTGGCGGTGTGCGTGCGGCGAACCGCTCCAGTTTGCCGACCGGCCGCTCCCGGCGACCGACGCCCCCGACATCGACCCGCGCGAGGGCCTGTGGGCCTTCGAGTCGTTCCTCCCGGTCGAGCGGCACGTCACCCTCGGGGAGGGGTACACGCCGCTCGTCGACGCCCCGGACTGGGACGCCGAGTTCAAACTGGAGTACGTCTTCCCGACAGGGTCGTTCAAGGACCGCGGCGCGACGACGACGCTGTCGCGGGCCGTCGAGGTCGGCGCCGAGCGCGTCCTCGAGGATTCCTCGGGTAACGCGGGCGCCGCGATCGCCACCTACGCGGCCAGGGCCGGGATTCCGGCCGAGATATACGTCCCGGCGGACGCCAAGGAGTCGAAGCTCCGGGCCATCCGCCGGACCGGGGCGAATCTCGTCCGAGTCGAGGGGACCCGCGAGGACGTGACCGACGCCTGCATCGAGAGCGTCGCGTCGGGGGAGGGCTGGTACGCGAGCCACGCCTGGAACCCCGCGTTCTTCGCCGGGACGGCGACGATGGCCTACGAGATCGCACACCATCGCGGCTGGTCGGTCCCCGACGCGGTCGTGATGCCGCTCGGCCACGGGACGATGTTCCTCGGCGCCTATCGCGGGTTCCGGGCGTTGCGAGCGGCCGGCTGGACCGACCGGATGCCACGGCTGCTGGGCGCGCAGGCGGCCGGGTACGCACCGGTCGTCGCCGCACTCCACGGCGAGAGCGCCGCGGCCGGTGACAACGCCGTCGCCGACGGTATCCAGATTCGAGAGCCACCCCAGAAGCGACACCTGCTGGCGGCCATCGAGGCGACCGACGGCAACGCAATCGCCCTCCCCGCGTCGGCCGTCGAGGCGGAACTCGACCGCCTCCACCGTGCGGGCTTCTACACCGAACCGACGTGTGCGGTTGCCCCCGCCGCACTCCACAGGTACCGCGACCGGGGCGTGCTCGACGACGACGCCGACGTCGTCGTCCCGCTGTCGGGCAGCGGCCTGAAAGGATAG
- a CDS encoding succinylglutamate desuccinylase/aspartoacylase family protein, translating to MTTLGSASAAPGEIDTGRLSVGEARDGSEVGLPVAVVNGDRDGKTLYIQAVSDGDELNGLGVVQRLVPQLDPADLAGELLIVGIVNHYGFQVAEHRNPIDDTKLNRAYPGDEEGTASERIAAATFEAASRADLVLDLHQGSTSCMIDETRVRCGSRHRLHRDCLELAKAFGCGYILDQKGPDGQLARAAPDEGIPTIDPELGGSVGWDEESIRKGLKGVFNVLYRYGFLEGDVDLQPQTRATGFEQYGSPAGGLVSYAVELGEEVQRGDTLFEVTDPFGTVKAEVTADSGGVFWRHRRLPQAATGEYVCSLGTDIDSF from the coding sequence ATGACTACCCTCGGTTCGGCGAGTGCGGCCCCGGGCGAAATCGACACGGGGCGGCTGTCGGTCGGTGAAGCCCGGGACGGCTCCGAGGTGGGTCTGCCGGTCGCGGTCGTCAACGGCGACCGCGACGGCAAGACGCTCTACATTCAGGCGGTCTCGGACGGCGACGAACTCAACGGACTCGGGGTCGTCCAGCGGCTCGTCCCGCAACTCGACCCCGCGGACCTGGCCGGCGAGTTGCTCATCGTCGGCATCGTCAACCACTACGGCTTCCAGGTGGCCGAACACCGCAACCCCATCGACGACACGAAGCTCAATCGCGCCTATCCCGGCGACGAGGAGGGGACCGCCTCCGAGCGCATCGCCGCGGCCACCTTCGAGGCCGCCAGCCGCGCCGACCTCGTGCTGGACCTCCACCAGGGGTCGACCTCCTGTATGATAGACGAAACGCGCGTGCGGTGTGGCTCCCGCCACCGGCTCCACCGGGACTGTCTCGAACTGGCGAAGGCGTTCGGCTGCGGCTACATCCTCGACCAGAAGGGGCCCGACGGACAGCTCGCCCGTGCCGCGCCGGACGAGGGCATCCCCACCATCGACCCCGAACTCGGCGGTTCGGTCGGCTGGGACGAGGAATCCATCCGGAAGGGCCTGAAGGGCGTCTTCAACGTCCTCTACCGGTACGGCTTCCTAGAGGGCGACGTCGACCTCCAGCCACAGACCCGGGCGACCGGCTTCGAGCAGTACGGCTCGCCGGCCGGCGGGCTGGTCTCGTACGCGGTCGAACTCGGCGAGGAGGTCCAGCGCGGCGACACGCTCTTCGAGGTGACCGACCCCTTCGGGACGGTCAAGGCGGAGGTGACCGCCGACTCCGGCGGGGTCTTCTGGCGGCACCGCCGCCTCCCGCAGGCCGCGACCGGCGAGTACGTCTGCTCGCTGGGGACCGACATCGACTCCTTCTGA
- a CDS encoding phosphoribosyltransferase family protein has product MNRSEKAALQLRAVDVLRTLKETRTYEELAAETGLPAGDLNRYVNGHVLPSETRAREVVEDVGADLLAEELDARIAVDEEGYVDNSRVVFDQSFLSLVPPVAAEQLGVDPPDAVLTAATDGITLAAAMSRYFGSRCAYAKKSRETAVEEFIEARQRLSSGIEIDYYLPASAVDAGESVLVVDDLIRSGETQQLLLDIARSAGADVAGVFALIAVGDEGIERARAHTDAPVDALVRLD; this is encoded by the coding sequence ATGAACCGTTCGGAGAAGGCCGCCCTCCAGTTGCGTGCGGTCGACGTGCTGCGGACGCTGAAGGAGACGCGCACCTACGAGGAGTTGGCGGCGGAGACGGGACTGCCGGCGGGCGATCTGAACCGCTACGTCAACGGTCACGTACTCCCGAGCGAGACGCGGGCCCGCGAGGTCGTCGAGGACGTCGGCGCGGACCTGCTGGCGGAGGAACTGGACGCCCGTATCGCGGTCGACGAGGAGGGTTACGTCGACAACTCGCGGGTCGTCTTCGACCAGTCGTTCCTCTCTCTGGTACCGCCGGTCGCCGCGGAGCAACTCGGCGTCGACCCGCCGGACGCGGTGCTGACGGCGGCGACCGACGGCATCACGCTCGCGGCCGCCATGTCGCGGTACTTCGGGTCGCGCTGTGCCTACGCCAAGAAGTCCCGCGAGACGGCCGTCGAGGAGTTCATCGAGGCCCGCCAGCGCCTCTCGTCGGGCATCGAGATCGACTACTACCTCCCGGCAAGCGCCGTCGACGCCGGCGAGTCCGTCCTCGTCGTCGACGACCTCATCCGGTCCGGCGAGACCCAGCAACTGCTCCTCGACATCGCTCGCTCGGCCGGCGCCGACGTGGCGGGCGTCTTCGCGCTCATCGCGGTCGGCGACGAGGGCATCGAGCGGGCCCGCGCCCACACCGACGCCCCCGTCGATGCACTCGTCCGTCTCGACTGA
- a CDS encoding transcriptional regulator, with amino-acid sequence MSRSALVGNVTTMLEDAGFAVSDRCAIRPKSFDIAARRGDDVVLLKVLANIDAFDGYTGAEMRRLGEYLEATPLVIGLRTRNEDLKPGVVYFRHGVPVLSPDTAMDLFIEEVPPLIYAAPGGLYVNIDGDLLSDVRSDREWSLGKLANELGVSRRTVSKYEDGMNASVDVAAELEEIFDRPLASPVSVLEGAEEVREETDDPDEPEADPDDAHLITVLTRVGFEVHPTSRAPFKAISEDEGSDRKVLTGHSEFNRTAEKRARIMSSVGEVTRTRSVYVVERARQDSVEGTALIEREEMERIDDAEELENIIRERAEVEA; translated from the coding sequence ATGTCCCGGTCCGCACTGGTCGGCAACGTCACCACGATGCTCGAGGACGCAGGCTTCGCGGTGAGCGACCGGTGTGCGATTCGCCCGAAGAGCTTCGACATCGCGGCCCGTCGCGGCGACGACGTGGTGCTGTTGAAGGTGCTGGCCAACATCGACGCCTTCGACGGGTACACGGGCGCCGAGATGCGCCGACTCGGCGAGTACCTCGAGGCGACGCCGCTGGTCATCGGGCTCCGGACCCGAAACGAGGATCTCAAACCGGGCGTCGTCTACTTCAGACACGGCGTGCCCGTGCTGTCGCCGGACACAGCGATGGACCTGTTCATCGAGGAGGTGCCGCCGCTCATCTACGCCGCACCCGGAGGGCTGTACGTCAACATCGACGGCGACCTGCTGTCGGACGTCCGCTCCGACCGGGAGTGGTCGCTCGGCAAACTCGCGAACGAACTCGGCGTCTCGCGGCGCACCGTCTCCAAGTACGAGGACGGTATGAACGCAAGCGTCGACGTCGCCGCCGAACTGGAGGAGATCTTCGACCGGCCGCTCGCCAGCCCCGTCAGCGTCCTCGAGGGTGCCGAGGAGGTCCGCGAGGAGACCGACGACCCCGACGAACCGGAGGCCGACCCCGACGACGCCCACCTCATCACGGTCCTGACGCGGGTCGGCTTCGAGGTCCACCCGACGTCGCGGGCGCCGTTCAAGGCCATCAGCGAGGACGAAGGAAGCGACCGGAAGGTGCTCACCGGCCACTCGGAGTTCAACCGCACCGCCGAGAAGCGGGCCCGCATCATGTCTTCGGTGGGTGAGGTGACGCGAACCCGGTCGGTGTACGTCGTCGAGCGCGCCCGCCAGGATTCCGTCGAAGGGACCGCACTCATCGAGCGCGAGGAGATGGAGCGCATTGACGACGCCGAGGAACTGGAGAACATCATCCGCGAGCGCGCCGAAGTCGAGGCCTGA